A genomic window from Paucibacter sp. KCTC 42545 includes:
- the dnaG gene encoding DNA primase, which translates to MIPPGFIQDLLSRTDIVDIVGRHVELKKAGINHKGLCPFHGEKSPSFIVSPTRQTYHCFGCGVHGNAVGFLMEHSGLGFVEAVQDLAQQVGMVVPEDERSAEERERAAQQKQRQATLTDVLEKASAHYRLQLKKSPRAIDYLKKRGLTGQIAAQFALGYSPEGWRTLASAFPSYDDPLLAESGMVIVQNADGPEAEQKRYDRFRDRIMFPIRNVTGETIGFGGRVLDKGEPKYLNSPETPVFSKGRELYGLFEARAGLRQRGYALVVEGYMDVVALAQSGFNNAVATLGTACTAEHVHKLFRFTESVVFSFDGDAAGRRAAGRALEAALPHATDVRSIKFLFLPAEHDPDSYVREYGAEAFEQCVTEAIPLSRQLMESSAEGCDLGSAEGRARMLANAKPLWQALPNGLLKRQLLGDLARRTQLPDQELMGLWQVSGTTGGGGQRSKQRTANAAQPQQLHDEFGHDHYPDLDVFDSHGGDEHYDLPEPSAHAEEPAGGGGAKPWKKKEWKKDWKPSGNWKRRGEPEDETIGTPRRQPAAKADHAVRMLLLNSDWWARLSPDDHQLLHELPGVHGELVAWLERHMVNHGASPWSVLEAALADEGLLPEAKRFTGELYSEDEAQFEDFQGVIKDLLIVRMEEEQRRITSAGANADLRRWRELDVKIRALKHLKPAA; encoded by the coding sequence GTGATCCCTCCCGGCTTTATCCAAGATTTACTCTCCCGCACCGACATCGTCGACATTGTGGGCCGCCATGTCGAGCTGAAAAAAGCCGGCATCAACCACAAGGGACTGTGCCCCTTCCATGGGGAGAAGTCCCCCAGCTTCATCGTCAGCCCGACGCGCCAGACCTACCACTGCTTCGGCTGCGGTGTGCACGGCAATGCGGTGGGCTTTTTGATGGAGCACAGCGGCCTGGGCTTTGTCGAAGCCGTGCAAGACCTGGCCCAGCAAGTGGGCATGGTGGTGCCGGAGGACGAGCGCTCGGCCGAGGAGCGCGAGCGCGCCGCCCAGCAAAAGCAGCGCCAGGCCACCCTCACCGATGTGCTGGAAAAGGCCAGCGCGCATTACCGCCTGCAGCTGAAAAAGTCGCCGCGTGCGATCGACTACCTGAAAAAGCGCGGCCTCACCGGCCAGATCGCCGCGCAGTTCGCCCTGGGCTACTCACCCGAAGGCTGGCGCACCCTGGCCAGCGCATTTCCCAGCTATGACGACCCGCTGCTGGCCGAATCCGGCATGGTGATCGTGCAGAACGCGGACGGCCCCGAGGCCGAGCAAAAGCGCTACGACCGCTTCCGCGACCGCATCATGTTCCCGATCCGCAACGTCACCGGTGAAACCATCGGCTTCGGCGGCCGGGTGCTGGACAAGGGTGAGCCCAAATACCTCAATTCGCCCGAAACGCCGGTGTTCAGCAAAGGCCGCGAGTTGTACGGCCTGTTCGAGGCCCGCGCCGGCCTGCGCCAACGCGGCTACGCCTTGGTGGTGGAAGGCTATATGGACGTGGTGGCCCTGGCGCAAAGCGGCTTCAACAACGCCGTGGCCACCCTGGGCACTGCCTGCACGGCCGAGCATGTGCACAAGCTCTTCCGCTTCACCGAATCAGTGGTGTTCAGCTTCGACGGCGACGCCGCCGGACGCCGCGCCGCCGGGCGCGCCCTGGAGGCCGCCCTGCCCCACGCCACCGATGTGCGCAGCATCAAATTCCTGTTCCTGCCGGCCGAACATGATCCGGACAGCTATGTGCGGGAGTACGGCGCCGAGGCCTTTGAGCAATGCGTGACCGAGGCCATCCCCTTGTCGCGCCAATTGATGGAATCCAGCGCCGAGGGCTGCGACCTCGGCAGCGCCGAAGGCCGCGCCCGCATGCTGGCCAATGCCAAGCCGCTCTGGCAGGCCCTGCCCAATGGCCTGCTCAAGCGCCAATTGCTGGGCGATTTGGCGCGCCGCACGCAATTGCCTGATCAGGAGTTGATGGGCTTGTGGCAAGTCAGCGGCACAACAGGTGGCGGCGGACAGCGGAGCAAGCAACGCACCGCCAACGCAGCGCAGCCACAACAACTTCACGACGAATTCGGTCACGACCACTACCCAGACCTCGACGTTTTCGACAGCCATGGCGGTGACGAGCACTACGACCTCCCCGAACCCTCCGCCCACGCGGAGGAACCGGCCGGTGGTGGCGGCGCCAAGCCTTGGAAAAAGAAAGAGTGGAAAAAGGACTGGAAACCCAGCGGCAACTGGAAGCGCCGCGGCGAGCCCGAGGACGAAACCATAGGCACGCCGCGCCGCCAGCCCGCCGCCAAGGCCGACCACGCCGTGCGCATGTTGCTGCTCAATAGCGACTGGTGGGCGCGCCTGAGCCCGGACGATCATCAACTGCTGCACGAACTACCCGGCGTGCACGGTGAGTTGGTGGCTTGGCTAGAGCGCCATATGGTCAACCACGGCGCCAGCCCTTGGTCGGTGCTCGAAGCTGCCCTGGCCGATGAAGGCTTGCTGCCCGAGGCCAAACGCTTCACCGGCGAGTTGTACAGCGAGGACGAAGCCCAGTTCGAGGACTTTCAAGGCGTGATCAAAGACTTGCTTATCGTCCGCATGGAAGAAGAACAACGACGCATCACCAGCGCCGGAGCCAACGCCGATCTCCGACGCTGGCGCGAATTGGACGTGAAGATCCGCGCATTGAAGCATCTCAAACCCGCAGCCTGA